In the genome of Odocoileus virginianus isolate 20LAN1187 ecotype Illinois chromosome 17, Ovbor_1.2, whole genome shotgun sequence, the window TCAACAGGGAGCGACGTGGCTGATGAGCTTGACTGGACAGATCAGAGCGAGATGAGAGCCCCCCAGTCTCTCACTCTCCCATTTGAATTGCTTGTGGACTGCCCTGTGGGTCCCTCAGAAAAGAGGAGCAGGGCTCCGGACGCCCATGTCTGAGATGCACACACTGAGCCCCACAAGGTCTCTCTGGGGTTGTGGGGGGATTGTGGGTCTCAGGGAGACCGCTGGCTGACAGCCCTTCACCCACCTGTCCACATGGCTCACCTTTTTCTCTCCACTGAAACACGAAGCTGCCGAGGGCGGCCAGGCCTGTGGCCAGCAGAAGGGCTAGCAGCACCAGGACCGGGGCCAAGATCCGGATCAGTGGGATGGACACCCTGTGGGTGAGATGGAAGGAGTCTGGTGGCTGTCACCAGATGTCAGTGACACACGGGGCATTCTTATTCTGAGTCCTGGTCACATCCCTCATCTCTCCCAAGGAGATCAGAGAGCACCAGGGACCACAACATCCGGTTAGTCCCAATGGAAGGGGCCTCAGAcccccatcaccaactccaggagacactTTCAGCAGGGTCTGAACCCATGAGCAGTTGCCTGGCTACCAGTAATGGAGTATGCGTGcgtgatcagtcactcagttgtgtccaactctttgtgaccccatggactgtaacctgcaaggatcctctgtccatgggattctccaggcaagaatactggagtgggttgccatgccctcctccaggggaacttcccgacccagggatcgaacccacatctcttatgtctcctgcattggcaggcaggttctttaccactaatgccacctgagaagcatAGTTTGTATATAACCCCCCAAGAGCCAATCCTTCCAGCTGGGAATCCAGTTGGGTAAGAAAAAATCATATTGTTTGGTTCCATGTTTCATGCTTGGTATAGGGCCCAGTGCAAAGTGTTCCGGTAAAAGCTGCTGGACTAGGGTGGCTTTCCCTAAAACTGGGCAGGGAGTGAGGTGGGGACTGGGGGCCATGGGGGCCTGCATGTCCAAGGCAACAGGGCTGCTGGCCCCTGTAGTGCTGGGTAGGGGGTGGGATGGTGCAGAATCTGCCCTTTGTGAGCAGCTGCAACCCAGAGGAAGGAGTAGTGGGTACTTATTGGCTCAGAGGCACCTTATAGTTTAGTGCTGACCCGAAAGCTGGCTTTGGTCACCTGAGGCTCACCTGGACTTGGAGCTGCTGCTGGGGACAAAACTGGGGTCCTTTGTTGAGGTAGAGTCCAATTGTGTGACCGGCTGGGAGATCCCTGCAGGAGGAGAGGTTGCTGGGTGAGGAGAGGTCCTTGCATATGGAGAGGTTGCTGGGTGAAGAGAGGCTCCTGCATACGGAGAGGTGGCTGGGTGAGGAGAGATCTTTGCAAATGGAGAAGCTGCTGGGTGGAGAGAGGTCCCTGTGAACGGAGAGGTTGCTGGGTGGAGAGAGGTCCCTGCATACGGAGAGGTTGCTGGGTGAGGAGAGATCCTTGCAAACGGAGAAGTTGCTGGGTGAAGAGAGGTCCCTGCGTACGGAGAGGCTGCTGTGTGCTTGGACAGGGAGGTCCCTGTGAACGGAGAGGCCTCAGCCTCTGTCTTCCCCACCTTGGCTGTGGTGACTGTCAGGAGGAGACCAGGAGAAGGTACAAGTCCAAAAGCAATGCCTCAGCACCTTTCCTGATCCTCGATTCCCAGCATCCTCAGACCTCTGACCCTTGACCCCTGAGCCCTAGTCTCCCTAGGACCAATTACTCAGAACCTCCCCAGCTACAGGGCACCCCAAACAGAGGTCTCAATGAAATTgttttgaggacttccctggtggtccagtggttaaaaatctgcctgtcagtgcaggggacatgggcttgatccctgatctggaaagatcccacatgccctggagcagctaagcccttgagccacaactactgggcccacacgcctgtgctccacaacaagggaagccactgaaatgagaagtgtAGTCAGAAGCCcgtgctcactgcaactagagaaagcctgggcacatcaatgaagacccagcacagccaaaaaaaaaaagaagaaagaaactgtaTTGAACAAACAGGTCACACCTCAGGAACACCCCTCTTTTGTGTTGCAGTCTGTCCTCTATTGTGGAGAGGTGCAATTCCCCTGCCCCCAACTCCATGACCCTGAATCCCTCCCAGGGAAGGAGGGATGTCTGTTACCTGGAAAGACAAGCAGAGAGACTGAGATAGTCTTATCGAAGCCCAGTCTTTTGACCCCACACCAGTACTTCCCCATGTCCTTCAGGGTGAGGTTCCTCAGGATAACCGTGAACCTATTCTCCCATGGGTTGTCGTGGACCGACACCCTTCCTTCCTGGCCGTATCCTCCAGAGAAGACAGTCTCAGTGCAGCGGGAGATGAAGATCCCGGCCTCGCGGCACCAGTATTTCGGGTTCTTCTTTAGCTCCTCCCCGTAGGTGCATTGCAGGGACACAGTGTCACCTTCAAAGCCACTGATCTCCTTCGGGTCCACCACCGATCCGTAACCTGAAACTGCAGCATGTGTGAAGGCTGGAATTCCCTGATTTAAGTCCCAAGGTCAAGACCAGAAGGTTTTCCTCAGtcactcccttcctgggacaacCCTGGTAAGAGCTGGTACTCCACCCTGCCACCGAGGGACCTTGGGGCAGGGCTGTTACTGTTTCCCTACCTGGCGTATTGAAGGCTGGTGATGGGGAAACTCTAGATTCAGACAGCCGGGAGTCTGAATCCCAGCACAGCTGCTTAGTAGCTGCGTGATCCTGGGAAAACTGCTTGAcctctctgttttctcacctataGATAATACGTTCTATGTCACTGAATTAAGATGCCATCATATTTAAGAGCTACCATGATTTcatgtaacattaaaaaaaaaatcaatggaaatgACATCAGTTACACATcctaaattttatgttaaaaatttaaaaaaaaacaaaaagaaaagcaggtttgtGAATTGATGAAATGGAATAATTCTTCATCTCTCAGGGCTGTTGTGAGTGCTACAGCAGaagttcaagaaatatttgctgagtttaaaaaaaagaaatatttgctgagtttAGTATAAGGGGTGTCTTCTCAGCTCCCTGGCTGGCACCGAGTCAGGAAATGAAGACAGAAGAGGCAAAGCTACACTCACAGCCACTCAGCCATGAGGGGTCCAGGACCCACAGGTCTGGGGGAGGACCTGGCTCTCCGTTCCAGGAACAGCAAGTGGCCCCTCTGAGGGTTGAGGATGAGGAGTAGGGTGGGGGAAGCCTGGAAGGATCAGGCGGCCGGGCGGCGTCACAGCCACAGCGAATGTAGATTCAGGAGGTCCCTCTAGCAGACCCAGGGGGCGAGCCTGGAGATGAGCCCCACATCCCTCCACCCTCGCCCCCACCTCACCTGGGAGCACGAGGCAGCCCCATAACAGGAGGAGGGCCCGCATGGTGAGCGCCGGGCCGCTCGGGAGTGCGCGCCTGGGCAATCGGGAGCTCCTCTCCTGGCTGCCCGGGGCTTTCACTTCCTCCAGAGGCAGATGGAGaccaggaagggaggggaggggccgtGCGGGtcctggagagggaggaggcGCCCCCGCGGTGCCCTCCACTGACCCTCAGCACGCGCCGACCGCACCCCTGAAAACCCACGGAGCGCTTCTCCCAAACTCTCGCACGAGATCTTAGCCATGCTCACCGCCTAGCACTCCACGGGGCCTGTGTGTAGAATTCAGGGAGTCCGTGAATCTGGGTGGGAAATAGTACATCTTTACTTTCACTAACCTTGAAGTAACATCTGTCTTTTCCTTAGGAGTCCTGTTTGCTgggctgtactgtgcttagtcagtcgtgtccaactctttgcgaccccatggactgtagcccgccaggctcctctgtccgtggggattctgtGACTGTCACCAATTAAAAATCACAGACGCTAGCACTTCAACTTGTCACCGATAGCGTGAAATACTGTGTGTGCACCTCCCCGCTTAGGTATTAGGTCTGCCACTACGGTAAGTTATTTAAAGTGCTAATGAAAAAGCACATTTACTGTAGCACATTTAcgtaattataaatattttaataacctcTTCAGTATTATCGGTTTTCTTTTAAACGTATATTTTGTTTTAGACGTTTAAAAGACCATTATTCTCAGACGTGGTGCATAAGTTTCAACAATGGCCCATGGGACAGAGGGCAGGGACTCAGAGGCAGTGCCCACGGCCCCTTGACCCCTTCGCTTCCCGAAGGGCGCGGTATCGCCCTCGGCCACTAGGCGGCGGTGCAGACGGAGGTGAGGGAAGCTGTCCGGCTGGGCCGAGCCGGGTACTTGGAGCCACCTGCAGGCCTCGAAGAAAGGCTGGGCTCCCCAGGAGCACTGAATTCTctggcattttaaaaagtgagctcGAGGTTTCCCACGGTGGAACCGAATCCTTCTTGGGACAAAACAAACACGCACGCTGGAGGGAGTCCTGGCATATCGTTTTTCCAAAATAGCTCTGTTGGTTGTTTTTTCTGACTCCAGTCATACATGTTGTAAGCAAAATTTTACATAAtgcagaaatgttaaaaaaaaaaaaaaaagaaaagaaaaagagagagaagattgGGAGTGTTTGTTATCCCCCCTCTTTTCTTAGAAaaccactgttaatattttggcATATATATTTCCGTATGTACAGGTGGAAATTTTACCCACTTGCTGGGCTAATATTTGAAGCATCAATTAACTCAGTGGTTCTGGGAAGGGAGATTGTTGTGTGTGTGATTCTGGTGATGTGGgagttatgttttcttttcttttctttttcattgaggtatagttgatttgagggcttccctggtggctcagtggtaaagaatctgcttgccaataggttctttggtttgggaagatcccctgaaaaaggaaatggcaactcactccagtacccttgcctgggaaatcctatggacagaggagcctggtgggctatagtccatgggctctcaaaagagttggaccacaacttagcgactaagtcACAACAaaatagttgacttacagtgttgtgtcaaTGAGGAGATATGTTTTAACTCCGCAACATTGTGGGGGGAGCTGCTGGTGTTTAATGGGCAGAGACGGGAGTTCAAAAGGGTGAAAATTCTGTTATGATCTCAGACTACTAAAGGTaatcacagttttaaaaacacagatcaaaataattttaattctagTGTTTAATAGTGTATCAGCTCTTTTTGGGGGGCAGTCCTTATACAGAATAATTTCTGATCTTGTTTTCCTTAAATCCTAACTTATTTGTCATAAGCTGAGGCAAGCATCTGACACTTCATTTTGTTATTCTTATGTCATGGGGCCTCAACAttaacactttgaaaaaaaaagtgaagttgctcagttgtgtccgattctttgcgaccccatggactgtagcctaccagactcctccatccgtgggattttccaggcaagagtaccagagtgggttgccatttccttctccgggagatcttcccgacccagggattgaaccccggtctcccacattataggcagatgctttaccatctgagccaccaggggactcAACACTTTCAAATATGTGTTATTTGGTTacaaattgttttccttttatttttttccccttctattacAGCCCAGGCATTATATTGTCATTTTTTAGAATTGTGTGAGAAAGCATGTTATTTGTGATATTTTGGAAGAGTAAAGGCAGTGcgccaaaatttttattttagggagAGGGAGTGGTGTCTCCTGTGCGCCCCCCTCTTCCCTTCGTGTGTATTATGATgtccttcccctccaccccaccagcTCCACACTTAGCCAGGAGAGAGGGAGGTCTGACGACTCCGTTAGAAATAGAgcctgcaggacttccctggaggtcctggggttaagaaactgcctgctaatgcagggcacatgggttcaatccatggtctgggaagattccacatgacatggagcaactaagcccaagtaccacaactactgagcatggGGTCTAGAGCCTGCAGGGTGCACGTACTGAGCCTGCCTGCTGCGACCACTGACTCCCGTCCATCCTAGAGCCCGCGCTGCTcagcaagaggagccaccaccatgagaagcccgaacacggcaactagagagtagcccccacttgctgtgagtagagaaagtctgcacaaagcaacgaagacccagtgcagccaaaaataaacacattatttaaattaatgtgttaatacatttaaattaatgtCTTTAATAAGTAAATGCATTAAttactttcaaaaaagaaaaagatcctaGGGAGAAGACCCTGGAGTGAGGCACTGGCCTGGTCCCTGCACCCGCTCCTGCCCCATGATGTATGGGAGTGGACAATGGATACGAACCCCTCCGTACACAGTAGATTTGGGGATCTGAGAAGAGAGGATACTTGTGTCCTGCTTCCTACCTGGAGCACTAGGAGGTGCCCTGGCATCCCAGGATAGGAGAGCAGGCGAGCAAAAGTGTTCCTGGACCAATGGGCTTGTGGCGGCCTCAGTACATCCTCACGACATCCAGAAGCCCAAAGGTGGTTCGGCCATGCCTTCTGGTGCCATGGCTGGGGTGAGGGGATGGGGCAGCTGCCagggggaggaggaaacagcCACAGCGCAGCCCACCAGAAGCTGGGGAGCGCAGTGGCTGCTGGCACTGGCAGACAATGAGGAAGGCTGCCCTCTGGTGCTCTAGGCCCTGATGGTAAGTAAAGGCCTCCAGGTTTAGAAtcccttcccaggtggtactagtggtaaagaatccactggccaatgtGGTAGAGAGTAacagacacgggtttgatcctcgggttgggaagatcccctggaggagggcatggcaacacactgcagtattctcgtctgaagaatcccatggacagaggagcctggcaggctacagtccttagggttgcaaagtctgacatgactgaatcaactcagcacacacacatggggagggggaaggaaggagcagagaaaactataaagagACCAAATTTACCCTGAGTCATTTGAGAAAACCCAGATTGAAATGGAAGTCCCAGTTGCTGggcaggatttagaaaaagccTGTTGGGAGGGGAGACAAAATCTGGCCCCAGAAGGGCCTAAATTGACACGTGCCACTTTGCCACCCCCATCCATTCCCTCTGGTTTGGACTTTCTTTGgactaagtcacttctgttggTCTAAGATGGTCATTTGTTCCCCTTGAATCAGCACGATTGGTACTTGGGgacagataattctttgttgtggggggtTGGTAACCTATGTGTAGCAACATCTCTGGCCACTACTCACTAGACGCTGTCagtctcctccctgccccccaagtATAGGCAATCAAAAACTCTCTAGACATTGTCAAATGTCTCTCTGGGAGGCAAAATTACTCTGGGTTGAAAACCACTGTCTTAGATGATGCATgaatctttggaaaaaaaaacaaaaacaaaaaacagaagctgAAGTTGTGTTTACATAGGTGCAGTAACCAGGTTTTAGATGTAGGAGAGTGAGCTTTCTAATCCTGAACTTCAGAGTTAGGAAGACTCTAGTCATaggcagaagaaaggagaaggaaatggcaacccactccagtattcttgcctgggaagtcccatgaacagaggagcctggcaggcctacagtctatggggtcgtaagagttggacacgactaagggactaaacaacaacagtcacAGGCAGCCCAGAACACACACTCTCTGCAGGCAAGCCAGCTCtaggaaaaagtaaagaaaagaggGCTGGGTGACATATGCCTTGTTCCTCCTTCCAATTCATCAGTCAAATAAGTGAAGGTGTGGAGAGAGATCAAAGGTGTTATACCCAACAAAGATGACTGAGCCAGAGGCTGGAAAGAGCCTGGATCCCTGAGTCACCACTTGGAAGAGAGTTGATTCTCTTCCAAGCCAGTGGCAGAGACTTGGTGTGAGCAAGAGATAGACTTTAATGTGTTTAGCCACACATTACATGGCCCAAGAAGTTgcagtttgtttgtttctggagtGTGTGAAGTGTCAaaatgttagtggctcagtcatgtccaactctttgtgaccccatggactgtagcccaaaagACTCCCATGTCcgatgaattctccaggcaggaatactggagtgagtagccattcccttctccaggggttcttcccaaacccagggattgaatcctagtctcctgcattgcaggcagattcttcaccatctgagccaccagggaagcccttggggtGTAGCTTAAGCCAACacaaagttttttgttttctcacatACATTTCATCCTCTATTCCACCTACCACTCCCTTGTCCCCAGCCAATGGCAATCTCAATTGTTCAACTTCCTCCACTGTACAAATCTGAAAACTGCTTATGTTGACTGtttaaaggattttctttttcatttctaggaatGCCAGTGAAATGCTGGGGGAGAGCAGCAATGTAAGATGGAAGTAATTAGGACCATCCTCTCTCAGAAGCTGAATGCaacagacatattttaaaaatattctcaaaaacaCTGAAGGCTAACTGCAATGTGGTATCTTGGATTGGATCCCagaacagagaaagaatattagaaaagcttgttgcttgttgtttagttgctgagttgtgtccaactcttttaagaccccatggttggtagcctgccaggctcctctgtccgtgggatttcccaggcaagagtgctggagtgggttgccatttccttctccaggggatcttcccaacctagggattgaatccatgtctcttggattggcaggtggattctttaccactgagccaccagggaaatattaGAAAAGCTAGTGAAATACTATTAAAGTCTGGAGTTTAGTTAATGGTAAtatatcaatgttaatttcttagatGTGACCAATGTACATGGTTATGTAAGATAGGGAAACACACATTAGGGGAAACAGAGTGAATGGTATTCAGAAATTTTCTGTACTAACTTTGCAAAGTTTTTGAAATCTAAAGTCATTCCCCAATGTAAAgtttatttgttaaagaaaaaaaaaaaatcaagcagcgAAGAGCAAACAAGCATGAGGGATTACCAAGCTGAGGTCTGCAAGTAGAAAACCAAGAAAGATGAGCTATGCAGGCAAGGTGCCTTTGCCTCTGGGAGCATTTACTGATTTAGAAGAAGTGAGCTAAGAGTGTAGGGCCCTCTAAAGATGAGGAAtctattatgtatgtattttcatcATCTTAGGCTAGGACCTCAAAGAGTTGCACTTTGGGAGAAGGATGAATTGCAAATAAACCAAGCCACCATGGACTTCACTCAGCTTCCTGTCTTTTGGGTGTCCTAGGAAACTTCAAggtttgaatttgaattttaaatggtCCTGGtccaacaagggcttaatctccaaaatatggaaacagctcatacaactcaacaatgaaaaaaacaaataacctaatcaaagagtgggcagaagaccttaatagacatttctccacagaagacatacatggccagtaggcacatgaaaagatgctcaacatcactaattatttttcttgttgtagttctagtcactaagtcttgtccaactcttttgtgatctcgtagactgtagctcactaggctcctttgttcatgggaattcctaggcaagaatactggagtgggttgccatttccttctctaggggatctttcctacccagggatc includes:
- the CD300LG gene encoding CMRF35-like molecule 9 isoform X7 → MRALLLLWGCLVLPGYGSVVDPKEISGFEGDTVSLQCTYGEELKKNPKYWCREAGIFISRCTETVFSGGYGQEGRVSVHDNPWENRFTVILRNLTLKDMGKYWCGVKRLGFDKTISVSLLVFPGTSLHPATSPFTGTSLHPAASPFAKISPHPATSPYAGASLHPATSPYARTSPHPATSPPAGISQPVTQLDSTSTKDPSFVPSSSSKSRVSIPLIRILAPVLVLLALLLATGLAALGSFVFQWREKAQLASETQKKDKVHLSHLTSEDDKASWRDPEGDMTRASTLPMSGDEPGFSKFSSV
- the CD300LG gene encoding CMRF35-like molecule 9 isoform X1, which codes for MRALLLLWGCLVLPGYGSVVDPKEISGFEGDTVSLQCTYGEELKKNPKYWCREAGIFISRCTETVFSGGYGQEGRVSVHDNPWENRFTVILRNLTLKDMGKYWCGVKRLGFDKTISVSLLVFPGTSLHPATSPFTGTSLHPAASPFAKISPHPATSPYAGASLHPATSPYARTSPHPATSPPAGISQPVTQLDSTSTKDPSFVPSSSSKSRVSIPLIRILAPVLVLLALLLATGLAALGSFVFQWREKAQLASETQKKDKVHLSHLVPAVVCFWPKAPFSSLSLWHQENIGAGSTAGL
- the CD300LG gene encoding CMRF35-like molecule 9 isoform X5 encodes the protein MRALLLLWGCLVLPGYGSVVDPKEISGFEGDTVSLQCTYGEELKKNPKYWCREAGIFISRCTETVFSGGYGQEGRVSVHDNPWENRFTVILRNLTLKDMGKYWCGVKRLGFDKTISVSLLVFPGTSLHPATSPFTGTSLHPAASPFAKISPHPATSPYAGASLHPATSPYARTSPHPATSPPAGISQPVTQLDSTSTKDPSFVPSSSSKSRVSIPLIRILAPVLVLLALLLATGLAALGSFVFQWREKDFRGRQSLLAGP
- the CD300LG gene encoding CMRF35-like molecule 9 isoform X3, producing MRALLLLWGCLVLPGYGSVVDPKEISGFEGDTVSLQCTYGEELKKNPKYWCREAGIFISRCTETVFSGGYGQEGRVSVHDNPWENRFTVILRNLTLKDMGKYWCGVKRLGFDKTISVSLLVFPASPFAKISPHPATSPYAGASLHPATSPYARTSPHPATSPPAGISQPVTQLDSTSTKDPSFVPSSSSKSRVSIPLIRILAPVLVLLALLLATGLAALGSFVFQWREKAQLASETQKKDKVHLSHLTSEDDKASWRDPEGDMTRASTLPMSGDEPGFSKFSSV
- the CD300LG gene encoding CMRF35-like molecule 9 isoform X2 — protein: MRALLLLWGCLVLPGYGSVVDPKEISGFEGDTVSLQCTYGEELKKNPKYWCREAGIFISRCTETVFSGGYGQEGRVSVHDNPWENRFTVILRNLTLKDMGKYWCGVKRLGFDKTISVSLLVFPGTSLHPAASPFAKISPHPATSPYAGASLHPATSPYARTSPHPATSPPAGISQPVTQLDSTSTKDPSFVPSSSSKSRVSIPLIRILAPVLVLLALLLATGLAALGSFVFQWREKAQLASETQKKDKVHLSHLTSEDDKASWRDPEGDMTRASTLPMSGDEPGFSKFSSV
- the CD300LG gene encoding CMRF35-like molecule 9 isoform X6, encoding MRALLLLWGCLVLPGYGSVVDPKEISGFEGDTVSLQCTYGEELKKNPKYWCREAGIFISRCTETVFSGGYGQEGRVSVHDNPWENRFTVILRNLTLKDMGKYWCGVKRLGFDKTISVSLLVFPGISQPVTQLDSTSTKDPSFVPSSSSKSRVSIPLIRILAPVLVLLALLLATGLAALGSFVFQWREKAQLASETQKKDKVHLSHLTSEDDKASWRDPEGDMTRASTLPMSGDEPGFSKFSSV
- the CD300LG gene encoding CMRF35-like molecule 9 isoform X4, yielding MRALLLLWGCLVLPGYGSVVDPKEISGFEGDTVSLQCTYGEELKKNPKYWCREAGIFISRCTETVFSGGYGQEGRVSVHDNPWENRFTVILRNLTLKDMGKYWCGVKRLGFDKTISVSLLVFPGASLHPATSPYARTSPHPATSPPAGISQPVTQLDSTSTKDPSFVPSSSSKSRVSIPLIRILAPVLVLLALLLATGLAALGSFVFQWREKAQLASETQKKDKVHLSHLTSEDDKASWRDPEGDMTRASTLPMSGDEPGFSKFSSV